From the Psychrobacillus sp. FSL K6-4046 genome, one window contains:
- a CDS encoding response regulator transcription factor, which yields MPEFTVLVTDDDQDIRDGIEIYLKNEGYRVLKAGNGIEALELLEENEVHVIVLDIMMPQMDGISATFKIREQRNIPIIMLSAKAEDSDKIHGLSVGADDYVTKPFHPMELVARVKSQLRRYTKLGTYQGRQAVIEVDGLILNQEAKELSVEGEAVKLTPIEYKITELLMTNAGRVFSIHDIYERVWNEPAYNAENIVAVHIRKIREKIEADPKNPRYLKVVWGVGYKIDK from the coding sequence ATGCCTGAGTTTACTGTACTAGTGACCGATGATGATCAAGACATTCGAGATGGAATAGAAATCTATTTAAAAAATGAAGGCTACCGTGTGTTGAAGGCAGGAAATGGGATAGAGGCACTGGAGTTGCTAGAGGAAAACGAGGTTCATGTCATTGTATTAGATATCATGATGCCTCAAATGGATGGAATTTCTGCTACTTTTAAAATTCGAGAGCAAAGAAATATACCAATTATTATGTTAAGTGCTAAAGCAGAGGATTCAGATAAAATTCACGGATTGTCTGTAGGTGCAGATGATTACGTAACGAAGCCATTTCATCCTATGGAACTTGTAGCCAGAGTTAAGTCACAGCTCAGAAGATACACAAAGCTAGGGACGTATCAGGGCAGGCAAGCGGTGATAGAAGTGGATGGTCTCATTTTAAATCAGGAGGCAAAGGAGCTTTCTGTAGAAGGAGAAGCGGTAAAGCTCACTCCAATCGAATATAAAATAACGGAACTATTAATGACCAATGCAGGTCGAGTTTTTTCTATTCATGATATTTATGAACGAGTATGGAATGAACCAGCCTACAACGCGGAGAATATAGTGGCTGTTCATATCCGTAAAATACGCGAAAAAATTGAGGCAGACCCTAAAAATCCGAGATACCTAAAGGTGGTGTGGGGAGTTGGCTATAAAATCGACAAGTAA